CCGGAAATACCCCAACCTGAAACGGCTCCTGTTCATCCTGGTAGCGACCGGCCGGAGATTTCTCCCCCCCTTTCTCCTCCCGAGGAGGAACCGGTAATTACCGGTAGTGTTTGTTCATTTTGGCTTGACAGGCAGGAGAACTCTCATTATATTGAAGAAAAGTATTAAATTGCGCAGGATAAGGAAAGGGGATGTGTTAATGGGCGGGAAGATAGTTAAGTTTACAGATTCGAACTTTGAATCAGAGATAAAGAACGCAAACCTCCCTGTGTTGGTGGATTTTTGGGCTAGCTGGTGCGGACCGTGTCAGATGCTGGCCCCGGTCTTAGAGGAGTTGGCCGATGAATTCTCAGAGCGCCTGCTGCTGGGAAAAATAAATGTGGATGAGAACCGCCAGACTGCGGCCGATAATGGTGTCATGAGCATCCCTACCCTGATCTTGTTCCGGGATGGAAGCGAGGTAGCAAGGTTTACCGGTTACCGGCCGAAGGAAGAATTAAGCCGTTTAATCGAACAGGTTCTTTAAAATTTCATTAAAATATTAGAAGAGGAACAAGTGAGGACAACAGTAAAATAAAAGAAAAAGAGGGACTCCCCTCTTTTTATTTCAACTTAGAAATGTTTTTTGGGTTTAAGGGTAAGGTTCTTTTGCAAAAGAAGAAGGTGGTTTTTTGGACCTGTTTGATTACGC
The Bacillota bacterium genome window above contains:
- the trxA gene encoding thioredoxin: MGGKIVKFTDSNFESEIKNANLPVLVDFWASWCGPCQMLAPVLEELADEFSERLLLGKINVDENRQTAADNGVMSIPTLILFRDGSEVARFTGYRPKEELSRLIEQVL